From the Lysobacter soyae genome, the window CAGGAAGAAAAGATCATGGCAATCCAATGCGGCATCGTGGGTCTCCCGAACGTCGGCAAGTCCACGCTGTTCAATGCGCTGACCAAGGCCGGTATCGCCGCCGCCAACTTTCCTTTCTGCACGATCGAGCCCAATACCGGTGTCGTGCCTGTGCCGGATCCGCGCTTGAATGCGCTGAGTGACATCGTCAAGCCCGAACGCGTCATCCCGACGGCGGTCGAGTTCGTCGACATCGCCGGTCTCGTTGCCGGCGCGGCAAAGGGCGAAGGCCTGGGCAACAAATTCCTCGCGCACATCCGCGAGGTCGATGCCATTGCGCACGTGGTGCGTTGCTTTGAAAATCCGGACGTGATTCACGTCAACAATAAAGTGGATCCGCTCGCCGATATCGACACGATCGATACCGAGCTCGCGCTGGCCGATCTCGAGTCCGTTGAAAAAGCGCTGCAACGCGCCGAGCGCAGTGCGAAATCCGGTGACAAAGACGCCAAGGCGCGTGCCGAAGTGTTGGGTCGCGTTCGTGTTGGACTCGATGCGGGCAAGCCCGTTCGTGCCATGGGTTTGAGTGATGAAGATCGCGCCCTGATTCGCGACTTGTTCTTGCTGACGGGCAAGCCGGTGATGTACGTCGCCAACGTATTGGAAGATGGCTTCGACAACAACGCGCATCTCGACGCCGTGCGTGTACGCGCGGAAGGCGAGGGTGCGCAAGTTGTGGCTGTCTCGGCAGCGATTGAAGAAGAACTCTCGCAATTGGAAGACGAAGACCGCGATACCTTCCTCGCCGACCTCGGCCTCGACGAACCCGGCTTGAATCGCGTCATTCGCGCGGCCTATGCCTTGCTCGGTCTGCAAACGTATTTCACCGCAGGCGTGAAAGAAGTGCGTGCCTGGACCGTGAAAAAGAACTGCACCGCACCGCAAGCCGCCGGCGCCATCCACAGCGATTTCGAAAAAGGCTTCATCCGCGCCGAAACGATGAGCTACGACGACTTCATCAAGTACAAGGGTGAGCAGGGTTGCAAAGAAGCAGGGCGCCTGCGTTTGGAAGGCAAGGAATATCGCGTGCAGGAAGGCGATATTTTGCATTTCCGGTTTAACGTCTGAGGCGGGCCTTAAAAAGCGCCTCATCCGGCGCTGCGCGCCACCTTCTCCACTCCGTGGAGAAGGAAATCCTTCCCCTCTCCATCTCCGATGGAGAGGGTGCCCCGAAGGGGCGGGTGAGGCGCTCTTGACTTCCCCTCTCCACAAAGTGGAGAGGGTGCCCCGAATGGGGCGGGTGAGGCGCTCCTCAAGCGTCTAAACTCACCCAATCCCCGCCAAACACTCCATCCCATGCCACGCAAGCTCGCCCTCAGCGCACTGCTCTTCGCCGCGACCCTGCCGTTCAGCGCCAAGGCCGCAGAAAACCCCAAAGCCGTCCTCGTCATCCACGGCGGCGCCGGCGTCATCAAGCGCACTATGAGCGCCCAAGACGAGGCGGAGATCCGTGCTGCGATGTCCACCGCGCTGACGCGCGGTTATCAACAACTGCAGCAGGGCAAGCCCGCGCTAGATGCCGTTACCGCGGCCATCACCGTGCTCGAAGACAGTCCCCATTTCAACGCCGGTAAGGGTGCTGTATTCACCCATGACGGCAAAAACGAGCTCGACAGTTCGATCATGGAAGGCAAAACCCGCCGGGCCGGTGCGGTCGCCGGTGTTCACCACATCCGTAATCCGATTCTTGCCGCGCGTGCGGTGATGGAAAAATCCAGCCACGTCATGCTGGTGGGCGACGGTGCGGAAGCCTTCGCAAAAGAACAGGGCATCACCCTGGTCGATCCTTCTTACTTCAAGACCGAAAAACGCTGGAAACAGCTGCAAAAGACTCTGAACGAAGAAAAGCGCAAAACCGCCTTCACCGACGTCGAAGCGCGCAAACATTTCGGCACAGTTGGCGCCGTCGCCCTCGACGCCGCAGGCGGGCTCGCGGCAGGCACCTCCACCGGCGGCATGATGAACAAGCGTTGGGGTCGGGTCGGGGATTCGCCCATCATCGGCGCCGGCACCTGGGCCGATGAGCGTTGCGGCGTCTCCGGCACCGGCTGGGGTGAGTACTACATCCGCACCCACGCGGCCAGCGCGGTGTGTGAACGCATGAAGTACCTGAATGAGCACCCTGCGCAGGCCGGACAAGCGGTCATTAACGAAGAAATCCCGCGTTTGGGCGGCGACGGCGGGGCGATTGTGCTCTCCGCGACAGGTGAATTCGCGTTTCCGTTCAACACCGACGGTATGTTTCGCGGCTGGATCGGCGCCGACGGGATTCCCCACGTCGCCATCTTCGCGGATGAGATAATGACCGGAGATCAGCGTTCCGACGCAGGTCAGAAAAGATAGAAAACAATCTTTTCAAAGGCGTTGACATAACTTCAGATCAGCCTCAGAATAGTCGGCTCTTTCACCGCCAGTCGGTTTCGGCGGAGGGATACCCAAGCGGCCAACGGGGGCAGACTGTAAATCTGCTGGCTTACGCCTTCGGTGGTTCGAATCCACCTCCCTCCACCATCTTCAAAACATCGAAGACGGCACGAACAAAACTGATGTTGAAGATGTTCCCGATGCGGGAGTAGTTCAATGGTAGAACTGTAGCCTTCCAAGCTACTAGTGCGGGTTCGATTCCCGTCTCCCGCTCCACTGAATTGCTTTATCGGGTAACAGTAAAACTCCGCTCACGTAGCTCAGTCGGTAGAGCACCTCCTTGGTAAGGAGGAGGTCGATGGTTCGATTCCATTCGTGAGCACCACTTTCAAATACCAAACCGAGACGCGACATGGCAAAGGAAAAGTTTGAGCGCAAGAAGCCACACGTGAACGTGGGCACGATTGGTCACGTTGACCATGGCAAAACGACCTTGACGGCAGCACTGACGAAGGTTGGCGCAGAGCGTTTCGGTGGTGAATTCAAAGACTACTCGGCGATTGACGCCGCGCCGGAAGAGAAGGCCCGTGGTATCACGATCTCGACCGCGCACGTTGAATACGAAAGCCCGACGCGCCACTACGCGCACGTTGACTGCCCGGGCCACGCCGACTACGTGAAGAACATGATCACGGGTGCAGCGCAGATGGACGGCGCGATCCTGGTGTGCTCGGCCGCTGACGGCCCGATGCCGCAAACCCGCGAACACATCCTGCTGTCGCGCCAAGTTGGCGTGCCGCACATTGTGGTGTTCTTGAACAAGGCTGACATGGTTGACGACGCCGAGCTGCTCGAACTCGTCGAAATGGAAGTCCGTGAATTGCTGTCGAAGTACGACTTCCCGGGCGACGACACCCCGATCGTGCACGGTTCGGCTCGCTTGGCTTTGGAAGGCGACCAATCGGACATCGGCGTGCCGGCCATCCTGAAGTTGGTTGACGCGTTGGATTCGTACATTCCGGAACCGGAACGCGACATCGACAAGCCGTTCCTGATGCCGGTGGAAGACGTGTTCTCGATCTCGGGTCGCGGCACCGTGGTGACCGGCCGTATCGAACGCGGCATCATCAAGGTTGGTGACGAAATCGAAATCGTCGGTATCCGTCCGACCCAGAAGACGACCGTGACCGGCGTTGAAATGTTCCGCAAGCTGCTGGACCAAGGTCAAGCAGGCGACAACGCAGGTTTGCTGTTGCGCGGTACCAAGCGTGACGACGTTGAGCGCGGCCAAGTGTTGTGCAAGCCGGGTTCGATCAACCCGCATACCGACTTCGAAGCCGAAGTGTATGTGTTGTCGAAAGACGAAGGTGGCCGTCACACGCCGTTCTTCAAGGGTTACCGTCCGCAGTTCTACTTCCGTACCACCGATATCACCGGTGCGGTTGAATTGCCGGAAGGCGTTGAAATGGTGATGCCGGGCGACAACGTGAAGATGGTTGTCAGCTTGATCAACCCGGTGGCCATGGACGAAGGTCTGCGCTTCGCGATCCGCGAAGGCGGCCGTACCGTCGGCGCCGGCGTGGTTTCGAAGATCATCAAGTAATCATCCCCCTCCTTCTCCACAAAGTGGAGAAGGTGCCCCGAAGGGGCGGATGAGGCGCTCTAAAAAGGTGCCCTTGATGCGCACAAAGGCGAACGGAACACCGTTCGCCCTTGTCGTTTAAACAAGACGTGGATTCAACAGGTTTACGCCAGTAGCTCAATTGGCAGAGCAGCGGTCTCCAAAACCGCAGGTTGGGGGTTCGAGTCCCTCCTGGCGTGCCACTCCACTGACGCGATCCTCCGGGATCGAACAAGAAGGTTCGATAAAGCGTGAATAGCAAAGCGGTTCAAAACAAACCCAAAGCGAGCAACGGCGCCGATATGGCGAAGTTCGTCGTGGCAGGTCTGTTGCTTGCAGCAAGCGTCTTCGCCTACTACTGGTTTGATGGTCAATGGAGCGCCTGGTTGCGCGTCCTGACCGTGGTTGGTGGGATGGCAGTGTCCGCACTCATCTTCATGTCGAGCACGAAAGGTCCGAAGCTGCGCGAGTTCACCCGCGAATCGATCTTCGAGCTCCGCAAAGTGGTTTGGCCGACCCGCCAAGAAGCCATGCGCATGACCTGGATCGTCATGCTCGTGGTCGTGATTTTCAGCCTCGTTTTGTTCGGCTTCGACGCGATCATCGCGCAGCTGATCAAGTGGCTGTTGTCCCGCTGATACAGGATTTGGAAAAGACATGACCGAAGCAACGCAAGAAGAAATCGCAACGAAGATGGACGACAACCGCAACCTGCGCTGGTATGTCGTGCACGCGTATTCCGGTTTCGAGAAGACCGTTGCACAGGCATTGCGCGAACGCATCGTCAATTACGACATGCAAAGCAAATTCGGCGACGTCATTGTCCCGACCGAAGAGGTCGTGGAAATGCGTTCGGGCCAAAAACGCCGCTCGGAACGCAAGTTCTTCCCGGGCTACGTGTTGGTTCAAATCGCCACCAATAAAGAAAACGGCATTCCGCGCATCGACAACGAAAGCTGGCACTTGATCAAGGAAACCTCCAAGGTCATGGGCTTCATCGGCGGCACCGCCGACCGTCCGCTGCCGATCGCCGACGAAGAGGCTGATCGCATCCTCGATCGCGTGCAAGAAGGTGTCGAGAAGCCGCGTCCGAAGGTGCTGTTCGAAGCCGGCGAAATGGTCCGTGTTGTCGATGGCCCGTTCAACGATTTCAACGGCGTCGTCGAAGAAGTCAATTACGAAAAGAGCAAGGTCCGCGTGGCCGTGCTGATTTTCGGTCGTTCCACCCCGGTCGAGCTCGAGTTCGGCCAGGTTGAAAAGCAAAAATAAGTTGTAAAACCCCAAAGACGAGGAGCGGACCGCAAGGCGAGCGATTGAACTCGAAGGAGAAAGAAAGTGGCAAAGAAAGTTATTGGTTACATCAAACTGCAGGTGAAGGCGGGTCAAGCCAACCCTTCGCCGCCGGTCGGTCCGGCCCTCGGCCAACGCGGCCTCAACATCATGGAATTCTGCAAAGCGTTCAACGCTGCGACGCAGAAGCTGGAACCGGGTTTGCCGATTCCGACCGTGATCACCGCGTATTCGGATAAGACCTTCACCTTCATCACCAAGACGCCGCCGGCGACCATCTTGTTGAAGAAGGCTGTGGGCATCCAGTCGGGCTCCAAGCGCCCGAACACCGAAAAGGTGGGCAAGGTCACCCGCAAGCAACTTGAAGAAATCGCAAAGGCCAAAGAACCCGATCTGACTGCTGCAGATCTGGACGCGGCTGTAAAAACCATCGCGGGTTCGGCCCGTTCGATGGGCCTGACGGTGGAGGGCTGATCCCATGGCACAAACGAAACGTCAAAAGAACATCGCCGCTGCCGTGCAACAAGGCAAGGCATACGCCATTGATGAAGCACTGAAGATCGTCAAGGACAACAGCAAGACCAAGTTCGTGGAATCGGTCGACGTGGCCGTGCGCCTCGGCGTCGATGCGCGCAAGTCGGACCAACAAGTCCGCGGCTCGACCGTGTTGCCGGAAG encodes:
- the ychF gene encoding redox-regulated ATPase YchF, with translation MAIQCGIVGLPNVGKSTLFNALTKAGIAAANFPFCTIEPNTGVVPVPDPRLNALSDIVKPERVIPTAVEFVDIAGLVAGAAKGEGLGNKFLAHIREVDAIAHVVRCFENPDVIHVNNKVDPLADIDTIDTELALADLESVEKALQRAERSAKSGDKDAKARAEVLGRVRVGLDAGKPVRAMGLSDEDRALIRDLFLLTGKPVMYVANVLEDGFDNNAHLDAVRVRAEGEGAQVVAVSAAIEEELSQLEDEDRDTFLADLGLDEPGLNRVIRAAYALLGLQTYFTAGVKEVRAWTVKKNCTAPQAAGAIHSDFEKGFIRAETMSYDDFIKYKGEQGCKEAGRLRLEGKEYRVQEGDILHFRFNV
- a CDS encoding isoaspartyl peptidase/L-asparaginase family protein, translated to MPRKLALSALLFAATLPFSAKAAENPKAVLVIHGGAGVIKRTMSAQDEAEIRAAMSTALTRGYQQLQQGKPALDAVTAAITVLEDSPHFNAGKGAVFTHDGKNELDSSIMEGKTRRAGAVAGVHHIRNPILAARAVMEKSSHVMLVGDGAEAFAKEQGITLVDPSYFKTEKRWKQLQKTLNEEKRKTAFTDVEARKHFGTVGAVALDAAGGLAAGTSTGGMMNKRWGRVGDSPIIGAGTWADERCGVSGTGWGEYYIRTHAASAVCERMKYLNEHPAQAGQAVINEEIPRLGGDGGAIVLSATGEFAFPFNTDGMFRGWIGADGIPHVAIFADEIMTGDQRSDAGQKR
- the tuf gene encoding elongation factor Tu — its product is MAKEKFERKKPHVNVGTIGHVDHGKTTLTAALTKVGAERFGGEFKDYSAIDAAPEEKARGITISTAHVEYESPTRHYAHVDCPGHADYVKNMITGAAQMDGAILVCSAADGPMPQTREHILLSRQVGVPHIVVFLNKADMVDDAELLELVEMEVRELLSKYDFPGDDTPIVHGSARLALEGDQSDIGVPAILKLVDALDSYIPEPERDIDKPFLMPVEDVFSISGRGTVVTGRIERGIIKVGDEIEIVGIRPTQKTTVTGVEMFRKLLDQGQAGDNAGLLLRGTKRDDVERGQVLCKPGSINPHTDFEAEVYVLSKDEGGRHTPFFKGYRPQFYFRTTDITGAVELPEGVEMVMPGDNVKMVVSLINPVAMDEGLRFAIREGGRTVGAGVVSKIIK
- the secE gene encoding preprotein translocase subunit SecE; protein product: MNSKAVQNKPKASNGADMAKFVVAGLLLAASVFAYYWFDGQWSAWLRVLTVVGGMAVSALIFMSSTKGPKLREFTRESIFELRKVVWPTRQEAMRMTWIVMLVVVIFSLVLFGFDAIIAQLIKWLLSR
- the nusG gene encoding transcription termination/antitermination protein NusG; its protein translation is MDDNRNLRWYVVHAYSGFEKTVAQALRERIVNYDMQSKFGDVIVPTEEVVEMRSGQKRRSERKFFPGYVLVQIATNKENGIPRIDNESWHLIKETSKVMGFIGGTADRPLPIADEEADRILDRVQEGVEKPRPKVLFEAGEMVRVVDGPFNDFNGVVEEVNYEKSKVRVAVLIFGRSTPVELEFGQVEKQK
- the rplK gene encoding 50S ribosomal protein L11 — encoded protein: MAKKVIGYIKLQVKAGQANPSPPVGPALGQRGLNIMEFCKAFNAATQKLEPGLPIPTVITAYSDKTFTFITKTPPATILLKKAVGIQSGSKRPNTEKVGKVTRKQLEEIAKAKEPDLTAADLDAAVKTIAGSARSMGLTVEG